The Flavobacteriales bacterium genomic sequence TCGCATTGCAAAAGAATTCGGTATTGAGGCGACCGTAATAGGAAGGGTGGAAGCAGCAGATAGGGCGGAAGTCGCCATAGAAGGCCCGCACGGAAATTACCTTTATCACTAATTGCTATGCTCGATAAGCTCGAAGCGATCAAGAAACGTTGGGAAGACGTTGGGGTGCAGATCACCGATCCGAAGGTGATCTCGGATCAGAAGTTGTACGTTAAACTGGCCAAGGAATACAAAGACTTGGAAGAGATCGTAGCTGTTTATAAAGTTTATAAGGAAGTGGTGGAGAACCTGGCTTCTTCCAAAAAGATGCTGGAGACCGAGAAGGACGAGGAATTTCGCGAAATGGCCAAGGCGGAGATCGATACCCTATCGGAAAAGAAGGATGTACTGGAAGAAGAGATCAAACTCCTTCTTCTCCCCAAAGACCCGGAAGACGACCGCAATGCCATCGTAGAAATTCGTGCCGGAACCGGCGGTGATGAAGCCAGCATTTTTGCCGGTGACCTGTTCCGCCTGTACAGTCGCTTTGTGGAAAGCCGCAACTGGAAGCTTGAAACCGTGGAAACCACGCCAGGTACCGCAGGTGGATTCAAGGAAATTGTATTCAACGTGATCGGGCAAGGGGCATATGGCGTCATGAAGTATGAGTCGGGTGTGCACCGTGTGCAGCGTGTACCGCAGACAGAGACGCAGGGTCGTGTACACACGTCCGCCGCTTCGGTTGTGGTTCTGCCGGAGGCCGAGGAAATCGACATCCAGTTGAAGGACTCCGACATCCGGAAAGATACGTTCTGTTCCTCAGGACCCGGAGGTCAGTCGGTGAACACCACCTACTCGGCCATCCGCCTGACGCACATTCCAACAGGGATCGTTGCATCCTGCCAGGATGAAAAATCACAGATCAAGAACTATGAGAAGGCGCTTTCGGTGCTTCGATCACGTATCTACGAAATCGAGTTGCAGAAGCGCATGGAGGAAACCTCCAAGAAACGGAAGACCATGGTGGCAACCGGCGATCGTTCTGCCAAAATCCGAACTTATAACTACCCGCAGGGACGGGTAACCGACCATCGCATCGGCCTTACCATGTATAACCTGAGTGCCATTCTTGACGGAGATATAGGTGAGATCATTGATGCCCTTCAGGTGGCCGAAAATGCGGAGCGCCTCAAGGAAGGAACCGTGAACGCGTAAGGTATGAATAGAAGCGAACTCATCACCAGCATCCGCAGCAAGGCGTCTTTTCTTTGCGTCGGACTGGATACCGATCTGCACAAATTGCCGGCATCCGTTCAGGGAGAAAAAGATCCGGTGTTTGCCTTCAACAAAGCCATCATCGATGCCACCGCCGATGTCTGTGTGGCATACAAACCCAACATCGCATTTTATGAGGCCATGGGCCCCTCGGGATGGGAAAGCCTTGCCCGTACCATTGAATACATTCCGGAAGGAATCTTCAAGATCGCCGATGCCAAGCGCGGTGATATAGGCAATACGGCCGACCTCTACGCGCGGACTTTCTTTGAAACCTATTCCTTTGATGCCGTTACCGTAGCGCCTTACATGGGGCACGACAGCGTTTCGCCGTTTCTGAACCATGCAGGGAAGTGGACGGTATTGCTGGCATTGACTTCCAATCCCGGTGCCCATGATTTCCAGCAACTGCAACTCAAATCCGGCGATACACTTTTTGAAAAAGTACTGACTGAATCCATGCAGTGGGGTACAGACGAAAATCTCATGTATGTAGTGGGCGCTACCCAGGCCAGGGACCTGAAAAAGATCAGGGCCATTGTTCCGGATCATTTCCTGCTTGTGCCCGGTGTGGGTGCACAGGGCGGAAGCCTTGAGGATGTAGTCAGGTACGGTATGAACCGGGATGTGGGTTTGCTCGTGAACAGTTCACGCGGCATCATATATGCAAGCAGTGGTGCGGATTTTGCCGAAGCGGCCCGCCGTGAGGCACATGCCCTTCAACAGGAAATGGGTAAGCTGTTGGAAGTACATGCCGGCTAAACCCAATTAGGACGGGGGAAAGCTGATCGGGAGCGTAAATTCCATCAATACCGGCTTACCGTCTTTCATTGCCGGTGTCCATCTCGGCATTTGGCTAATTACCCTTTTGGCTTCCTTGTCGTAAAACTCATTTACACCTTGTACGATCGTGACTTGGCCTACCTTGCCTTTTTCATCGATCACAAACTTCGTAACCACGGTTCCCCCCCCTGAACCGGGAGCACCCGCTTCAGGTAATTGAATGGTATTGGCCAGATATTCTGACAAACCGCTTTGACCACCTTCAAATTTCGGCATCTTGTCGATCTTCACCTTGACTTCCGCAGAACTGTCTTCCGTTTGTGCATACACCATCATAACCGGAAGTATAAGCAACAACACAGACAAAAGACTTTTTGCCATGTGCGTTTTACCTCTCGAAAGGATAGAAAGTGTTATCATGAGAAAATGTAATGTCAGATCTTGCCCTAAAGATACGGAATCCTTTTTGCCGCTTTATCTTTGCACCCAGTATTTCTTTCTTTTCGGGGAGGGCACCCGTACCATATGGTAAAACAGTCCTTCCTCTACCCCAAAACCACACCTCCGTCGGTGTACGATATTCCGGAGGTTTTGATTCAGATCGCCTGGGAGTGGCAGATCTTCAAGTATCCACCCAGGGAAACCAGCAAAGGTGAACCCCTTCAGGTTGTTCGTCCGGGTAAGCGCCAACTGAATGGTGGCCCCGATTTCTCCGATTCTCGCCTGAGGTTGGGCGATACCTTATGGGTGGGCCCGGTCGAAGTTCATTTGCGCTCGTCCGACTGGGAGCGTCATGGTCACCAGTATGATCCTGCTTACGACCATGTAATCCTTCATGTGGTCTACGAACATGACAAATCGGTTCGGACGGTATCCGGTCGTGTTCCGGAAACGGTGGAGTTGAAGGACCTGATTCCGGATGCCTTCTGGGAACGTGCCCGGTTGTTGCAAAAACGGGGACAGGGGTTGCCGTGTGCGTTTGCCTGGCCTGAAATGGAACGCATACGCTTGGTTTCCTGGTTGGATCGCATGCTCGCGGAGCGACTCGTTGAAAAGGCGGCCGTATTGCAAAAACTGGCCGGGCAGGGAAGTAATTGGGAGGATGCCCTTTACCTGATGATGGCAAGGTGCATGGGCCTGCCGGTGAATGGCCTTCCATTCCAATGGCTGGCGGGCAGGGTGCCATTGAAGCTTGCCCGGAAGAAGAGGGCGTGTCTGACAACATTGGAAGCACTGTATTTCGGACAGGCTGGACTTCTGCCCCTCACATCAGAAGAAGTTTATGTGGCTCAGCTTGTCTCGGAGTACCGCTATTTGCAAGCGGCCCATCAACTGCAGCCGATGCAGGCACATGTGTGGAAGTTTCTGCGGATGCGCCCCGCCAGTTTTCCTACGCTGCGCATCTCGCAGTTTGCAGCACTGATCCATCAATCCGTTTCCTGGCTTGACATGCTTCTGGAAGCCACCGAGCCCGAGCCCCTGCTTCGACAAATCCGCGTCAATGCTGCATCTTACTGGGCACATCACAGCAAGTTCAGCACCGTTTGCAGAAAAAGAACCACCCGGTTGGGGCTGGCCACGGCGAACATAATCATGCTGAATGCCTTTATTCCAACCCTGTTTGCTTTTGCATCTCAAAATGGTGATCAGGGGAGGAAAGCCAGAGCAATTCACTGGATGGAAACCTTGCATCCGGAACGGAATAGCATCACAAATGTGTTCTCGGGGATGGGTTTTGAGCCAATACACGCGGGCGATAGCCAGGCACTGATTCATTTGCACGGAACTTACTGCAAGGCCAAAAAGTGTTTACTTTGCGCCATAGGTCAGCAGATCATCCGGGGTACGCCTTAAGCAATATGTAAGTCGGAACGGATCGCTAAAACAACCTGAGATTGATGGCTAGATTGTCAAGAATATTCGTTGCGTTTACCCTGTTGTTGCTCATCACCCTGATCGGTGTCGCCGGCTACATGATCATTGAGGGTATGCAATTGCTGGATGCCCTCTATATGACTGTCATCACCGTTTCCACCGTGGGCTTCAGGGAAGTGAATGAACTGAGCAGCGGAGGCAGGTTGTTTACCGTCCTTCTGATTGTAACAAGTTTTGGTACATTTGCATATGCCGTTTCGGCCGTGACCGTATATGTGGTTGAGGGAGATTTTCAACGGTTTTTCAAGGATAAAAAAGTGAACCGCGACATCAGTCAGCTCAATAAACATGTAGTGATTTGTGGCATGGGCCGTAACGGTCGCCAGGCTGCCCAGCAACTTCGTGCAGCCGGACATTCGTACGTGGTGATTGAACAGACGGATCATATGGTGTCCGTC encodes the following:
- the prfA gene encoding peptide chain release factor 1: MLDKLEAIKKRWEDVGVQITDPKVISDQKLYVKLAKEYKDLEEIVAVYKVYKEVVENLASSKKMLETEKDEEFREMAKAEIDTLSEKKDVLEEEIKLLLLPKDPEDDRNAIVEIRAGTGGDEASIFAGDLFRLYSRFVESRNWKLETVETTPGTAGGFKEIVFNVIGQGAYGVMKYESGVHRVQRVPQTETQGRVHTSAASVVVLPEAEEIDIQLKDSDIRKDTFCSSGPGGQSVNTTYSAIRLTHIPTGIVASCQDEKSQIKNYEKALSVLRSRIYEIELQKRMEETSKKRKTMVATGDRSAKIRTYNYPQGRVTDHRIGLTMYNLSAILDGDIGEIIDALQVAENAERLKEGTVNA
- the pyrF gene encoding orotidine-5'-phosphate decarboxylase, which translates into the protein MNRSELITSIRSKASFLCVGLDTDLHKLPASVQGEKDPVFAFNKAIIDATADVCVAYKPNIAFYEAMGPSGWESLARTIEYIPEGIFKIADAKRGDIGNTADLYARTFFETYSFDAVTVAPYMGHDSVSPFLNHAGKWTVLLALTSNPGAHDFQQLQLKSGDTLFEKVLTESMQWGTDENLMYVVGATQARDLKKIRAIVPDHFLLVPGVGAQGGSLEDVVRYGMNRDVGLLVNSSRGIIYASSGADFAEAARREAHALQQEMGKLLEVHAG
- a CDS encoding energy transducer TonB, which encodes MAKSLLSVLLLILPVMMVYAQTEDSSAEVKVKIDKMPKFEGGQSGLSEYLANTIQLPEAGAPGSGGGTVVTKFVIDEKGKVGQVTIVQGVNEFYDKEAKRVISQMPRWTPAMKDGKPVLMEFTLPISFPPS
- a CDS encoding DUF2851 family protein, which codes for MVKQSFLYPKTTPPSVYDIPEVLIQIAWEWQIFKYPPRETSKGEPLQVVRPGKRQLNGGPDFSDSRLRLGDTLWVGPVEVHLRSSDWERHGHQYDPAYDHVILHVVYEHDKSVRTVSGRVPETVELKDLIPDAFWERARLLQKRGQGLPCAFAWPEMERIRLVSWLDRMLAERLVEKAAVLQKLAGQGSNWEDALYLMMARCMGLPVNGLPFQWLAGRVPLKLARKKRACLTTLEALYFGQAGLLPLTSEEVYVAQLVSEYRYLQAAHQLQPMQAHVWKFLRMRPASFPTLRISQFAALIHQSVSWLDMLLEATEPEPLLRQIRVNAASYWAHHSKFSTVCRKRTTRLGLATANIIMLNAFIPTLFAFASQNGDQGRKARAIHWMETLHPERNSITNVFSGMGFEPIHAGDSQALIHLHGTYCKAKKCLLCAIGQQIIRGTP